The following DNA comes from Micromonospora chokoriensis.
TGCAGCTCGGGAACCAGCTCGCGGTGGCGTCCCAACCGTGCCTGCGCCTCGATGCGCAGCTCGATCGCCCTGGTCCGCAACTCCTCGAGGTTCGCCGCGTGTGCCGCCAGGACCGCGCCCTGGTGCACGCTCGCGAACGCCGGGCCCCGGAACAGGGCCAGGGCGGCGTGCAGCCGGTCGCTGGCCTCGTCCCACCGTTCGGCCTGGAAGCTGTCCGAGCCTTGGCGCAGCAGCCGTTGGAACTGGCTGGCGTCCGTCTCGTCGACGCTGGCGTCGAGGAGATAGCCGGGTGGTCGGGTGAGCAGGACGTTGCGGTCCGGCACGGTGAGTTCGTTCTGCGCGAACATCCGGCGCGCGTGGTAGACGTACGTCTGGAGGGTGGTCAGGGCGCTCTTCGGCGGGCGATCCCCCCACAACTCCTCCACCAGCGTGTCGACGCTCACGACCTCGCCGGCCCGGGCGACGAGAAGGGCGAGGACCTGACTGATCTTGGACACTCCGAGCAGTATGCTCTTGCCGCCTTCGGTGATTATCTCCAGTGATCCGAGAACAAGGAATTCCATTCTTCCCCCCGATGAACTGTTGCTTGACCGTCGTGTCGGGATTCAACGTGCGTCAGCGCCGCTGATTTTCCGGCGGTCGGTCTTTCGACGTGCTGTCGTCGCTTGTCCTCTCGGTAGTCCGAGATCGCACTCGTCATTCGTGCCCCCGCCCCGTGGCGTGACGGAGATGCCTCCCGTGCTCGATCGTCGCTGATGGCCCCCCATCGACGTCGGCGCTCACCGTGCGTACACAATCACTACTACCTACCGCTGTCAATGGTCCTGCGGCTGCCTTCAATCGGACAGCGGGTAGTTGGTGATTGCTTTTCGAATGACCATCGCGGGATCGTTGTGAATCCCGACACATTTCGTTGCCGCTCAATGTCCGTTTAGGTGTGATGACCCTCTTTGTCGTCGGGCAACAGCTATTGCCGGCAATTATTGCGCCGGTAACCATATGGTGCGCGGTGGCGACGCGCGGGCTCGAAGCCGGCCCCGCGAGCGGCCGTGAACAGGGCGGCGACGGCCCCGACCCACCCCGGCTCGCCGGAGCGCGACGCCGTCGATCCGACAGCACGAGAGGTGCGCCCCGCCCGATCGGGTGCGGTAAACGCCTTGACGTCAGCCGTCGCTGGACCCGGTTCGACTCGATCGCCACTGTCGAGGATCGCCTAGGGGTTGACGAGGGTGCCGAAGGCTCGGTTGAAGTAGACGGCCGGCCTGCCGTCGTCCACCCGGGCCTGTCGTACCCGGCCCAGCAGGATGACGTGGTCCCCGGCCTCGTCGATGCGCTCGGTGGTGCATTCCAGCAGCGCGAGCGCCCCGTCCACCACCGTCACACCGCCCGCTCCGAGCACGAACCGCCCCTGGGCGAACTTGTCGGCGCCCTTACGGGCGAACCGCATCGCGAGGTCAGCCTGCTCGGCGCGCAGCACGCTCACGGCGAACCGGTCACACGTGGCGAAGGCGGGGAACGAGTTCGCCGAGCGGGCCAGGCAGACCAGGACCAGCGGTGGCTCCAGGGAGACCGAACAGAAGGAACTGGCCGTGAAGCCGTGCGCGACACCGGCCGGGTCGACGGTGGTCACGATGGTCACGCCCGAGGCGAACCGCGACATGGCCGCCGTGAAGGTCGACCGGTCGAGGTCGTGGCGCGTGGTCTCATCCAGGTCCGAGGAATGCACTGGCGTCACGGCACGGCCCTTCGTCGGCGAGTCAACACCGTCCACGGTGCCCCCACGTCCTCGAAGACCACTCGATGCCGCCTCGACCCCCACCGGGACGGCCCGACCCGAATCCGGTCGATGTTCGAGCGGCGGACCGCATCGTTGGTGACCAGCCGCGTCCGCACGGACGACGCGTCCGCCGAGGAGGACGGATGACCCTATCGACGACCCGAGGCGCCGAGGAGGCGCAGTGGGTGCTCTGCCAGGGCTGTACGACACCGTTGTACCGCAAGCGGTGGACGCGTGGCCGGAAGGTCTGCCCCGAGTGCGGGTACCACGCCCGGCTCACCGCGCCGGAACGGCTCGACCACCTCGTCGACCCGGGCACGCTCGAACCACTGCCGTTCCCCGCCGTAACCGAGGACATCCTCGGTTTCGTCGACACCGTCGCGTACCCCCGCCGGCTGGCCGACGCGCGGGCCCGGACCGGCCTGGACGAGGCCGTCGTGTGCGCCCGGGCCGCCATCGACGGCCACCCGGTCGTCGTCGCCGCGATGGACTTCCGATTCCTGGGCGGCAGCCTCGGCGTCGGTGTCGGTCAACTGATCGCGATGGCCGCGGAGACGGCGCTGGTCGAGCGGATTCCGCTGCTCATCGCCACCGCCTCGGGCGGCGCCCGGATGCAGGAGGGGACCTTGGCGCTGATGCAGATGGCCCGCACCAGCGCGGCGCTCGGGCAGCTCGACGACGCCGGCATCCTGACCATCTCACTGATCACCGACCCCACCTACGGCGGCGTCGCCGCCTCCTTCGCGACCCTGGCCGATGTCGTCATCGCCGAGCCGGGCGCCCGGCTCGGGTTCGCCGGTCGCCGGGTCATCGAGCAGACCATCCACCAGGTGCTCCCACAACGGTTCCAGGCGGCGGAGTTCCTGCTGGAGCGGGGCTTCGTGGACCTGGTCGTCCCGCGTGACCGCCTGCGTGCCGAGCTGTCCCGGCTGTTGGCGGCGGTCGCCGTACCCCCTGGTGGAGCCACTCACGACGGCCGGCCGGGGCCGATGGTCAGCGACCCCGGTCTGCTCCCCGAGTCAGACCCGTGGGAGCAGGTACGCCTCGCCCGCAAGCTGGACCGACCCACCACCCTGGACTACCTGGCGATGGCCTTCACCGACTTCCAGGAACTGCACGGCGACCGGTCGGGTGGTGACAGCCCCGCCGTGGTCGGCGGCACGGCCCGGCTGGCCGGCCGACCGGTGATGGTGATCGGCCACCAGAAGGGACACACCGCGGCCGAGCTGAACCAGCGCAACTTCGGCATGCCCGGCCCGGACGGCTACCGCAAGGCGGCCCGCCTGATGCGTCTGGCCGACAAACTGGGCCTGCCCGTGGTGACCCTTGTCGACACGCCGGGGGCCTATCCCGGCGCGGACGCCGAGGAGCGTGGCCAGGCGGTGGCCATCGCCGAGAACCTGCGGCTGATGGCCGGTCTGCGGGTGCCGGTCGTCACCGTGATCATCGGCGAGGGCGGGAGCGGTGGCGCCCTGGCGCTGGCGGTGGCGAACCGGGTGTTGATCTTCGGCAACGGCGTCTACTCCGTGATCAGCCCCGAGGGGTGCGCGGCGATCCTGTGGCAGGACCCGGCCGCCGCTCCCCGGGCCGCCGCGGCGCTCGGCGGCTCCGCCCGGGACCTGCTACGGCTCGGAATCGTCGACGGCGTCATCCCCGAGCCCGACGGTGGCACGGGCGAGGACCCCCTGCGTGCGGCCGACCGGTTGCGGGCCGCACTTGTTCCGCTCATCGGCGAACTGTCGAACATGACACCGCAGGCTCTCGTCGCCGACCGGCGGGAACGTTTCAACGCCTTCGGAACGGCGCTCACCGTCGAGACCGGGCTGCGGCCGCTGCGGGAGGAGGTCTCGTGACGGCCCGACTCTTCCACAAGGTCCTCATCGCCAACCGGGGCGAGATCGCGGTGCGGGTCGTCCGGGCGTGCCGGGAACTGGGCGTCGCCAGCGTCGCCGTGCACTCCACCGTCGATCGGGAGTCGCGGGTCGTCCGCCTGGCCGACGAGGCGGTGCAACTCGGTCCGGCACCGCCGAAGCTGAGCTACCTCAATGCCGCCGCCGTGCTGGAGGCGGCCCGGATGACCGGGGCCGACGCCATCCACCCCGGCTACGGATTCCTCTCCGAGGACCCCGACTTCGCCGACGCCTGCGCCGCCGAGGGCATCACGCTGATCGGCCCACCGGCTGCGGTGATGGCGCAGCTCGGCGACAAGGCGTCGGCCCGCACGCTGATGTCCGAGGCTGGTCTGCCGCTGCTGCCCGGCAGCCTGGACCCGCTCTCCGCCGAGGAGGCCCACCGGCTCGCCGACCGGATCGGCTACCCGGTGATCGTGAAGGCGACCGCCGGTGGCGGCGGTCGGGGCATGCAGGTCGTGTGCTCCTCGGCCGAGTTCCCGGACGCCTATCGGCGCACCCAGGCGACCGCCCGGATGCTCTTCGGCAACGGCGAGGTGTACGTGGAGCGGTACCTCGCCGACGCCCGGCACGTGGAGATCCAGGTGCTGTCCGACGGGCACGGGCACGCGGTCCACCTGGGGGAGCGGGACTGCAGCGTGCAACGCCGGCACCAGAAGCTGATCGAGGAGACCCCGGCGCCGAACCTGCCGGACGGTCTCGCGGAGCAGATGGGCAAGGCCGCCGTCGCCGGAGCGCTCGCGGCCGGGTACGTCGGCGCGGGCACCTTCGAGTTCCTGGTCGACCGTTCCGGCGGCTTCTACTTCATGGAGGTCAACTGCCGGATCCAGGTGGAGCATCCGGTCACCGAGATGGTGACCGGGGTGGACCTGGTGGCGGAGCAGATCCGGATCGCCGCCGGCCAGCCGTTACGCCTCACCCAGGAGGACGTGCGTCTCTCCGGGGTGGCGATCGAGTGCCGGATCAACGCCGAGGACCCACGGCGCGGCTTCGCGCCGACCCCCGGGCGGTTGACCGAGTTCACCCCGGCCGGTGGGCCCTTCGTCCGGGTGGACACCCACGCGTACCAGGGGTACCTCGTCCCGCCCAACTACGACTCCCTGCTGGCCAAGCTGGTGGTCTGGGCGCCGCAGCGGGACCAGGCGATCGCCCGGATGCTCCGCGCGCTGGGCGAGTTCCACGTCGCCGGCGAACGGGTCAGCACCACCACCGACTTCCTGGCCGACGTGCTCGCCACGGACGCGTTCCGCACCGCGACACACAGCACCGCCCTCGTCGACCAACTGCGCTGAGAGCCGCTCCAGGCGTACTCGACCGGGCTTCGAGCACCGGCCGACAGCCTGGACACCGTCGCCCGGCGCGTGCGGCCGTCCGGCACACCAACTCGCAACGGAGGAACAATGACGCAGGACAAACGGGTCGCGCTGGTCACCGGCGCGACGAGTGGCATCGGGCTGGCGATCGCCCGTCATCTCGCGCGCGACGGCGTGTCGGTCTACCTCTGCGGGCGCACCGAGCAGACCCTCGCGGAGACCGTCAAGTCCCTCGGCGACGAGGGGTTGCAGGTGGACGGGAGCACCTGTGACGTGACGTCGCCGGCAGAGGTGCGGGCGTTCGTCCGGGCCGCCGTCGAGCGGTTCGGGCCGATCGACATCCTGGTCAACAACGCCGGCCGCTCCGGTGGAGGTGTCACCGCCGAGATTCCGGACGAACTGTGGTTCGACGTGATCAACACGAACCTCAACAGTGTCTTCCTGGTCACCAAGGAGGTGTTGAACAACGGCGGCATCCTCGGCCGGGGATGGGGACGGATCATCAACATCGCCTCCACCGGCGGCAAACAGGGGGTGCTGCACGGGGCGCCGTACTCGGCGTCGAAACACGGCGTCGTCGGGCTGACCAAGGCCCTCGGCCTGGAACTGGCCAAGACCGGCGTCACCGTCAACGCGGTCTGCCCCGGGTTCGTGGAGACGCCGATGGCGCAGCGGGTCCGGGAGGTCTACTCCGGACTCTGGCAGGTGCCCGCCGACGAGGTGCTCGAACGGGTCAACGCCCGGGTGCCCATCGGCCGCTACGTCCAGCCCGACGAGGTGGCGGTGATGGTCGGCTACCTCGTCCACCCCGCCGCGGACGCGGTCACCGCGCAGGCGTTGAACGTCTGCGGCGGGCTCGGAAACTACTAGGGGTCGGCCGTGACGCAGGCAGAGACCAGAGACGACCAGCACCTGCTGGAAACCGTCGAGCACAGTGTGCTGCGGCTGCTCTCCGGCTTCCGTGACCCACCGGCCCGACTGGAGATCACCGCGGGAGCGGTCACGGTGACCGCCGAGTGGGCGGCCGGCGAGGGTGTCGGCGGCACCGTACCGGCGGCACCGGCGGCACCGGCGGCACCGGCGCGCGCGGCGACCGACGTGCCGGACACCCCGGCCGACGACCGGCTGCTCGTCCGGGCCCCGACCGTGGGGGTCTTCTACCGCGCCCCGCAACCGGGCAGCCCGCCGTTCGTGCAGGTCGGCGACCAGGTCGCCGCCGGTCAGCAGATCGGCATCGTCGAGGCGATGAAGCTCATGATCCCCGTCACCGTGGACGTGCCGGGAGCCGTCCTCGACGTCCTGGTCGCCGACGGCGCGGCGGTCGAGTACGACACACCGCTCGTCGTCCTGTCCGCGACCGAGGCGGACTGAACCGCCGCCCAGAATCGAGGAGGAATCATGATCACGACCGGTGTCTCGACCGACCTCTACGCCGAGGTGCTGCAGTTCTACGCCCGGCAGATGCAGGCGCTCGACGGCGGTGACTTCCAGGCGTACGCCGACAGCTTCACCGACGACGGCGAGTTCACCCACTCGCCCGGCCTGCCACCGGCCCGGACCCGTGCCGGCATCGCCGCCGAGCTGACCGAGTTCCACCGCCGGCGCTTCTCCGGTACGCCGGTGCAGCGGCGGCACTGGTTCAACCACGTCGTGTTGGACCACCGCCTGGACGGCGGGATCGACTCGACGAGCTACGCGCTGGTGCTCACCGTGCACCCGGGGCAGAAGCAGCCGGAGATCGGGCCGAGCTGCGTCGTACGTGACGTGCTGGTCCGGGTCGACGGCGATCTGCGGCTCGCGTCGCGTCGCGTCGACCACGACCAGGACCGTTGACGTGGGTGCGGTCGTCGTCATCGGCGTCGGCACCATCGGGACCGGCTGGATCGCGCTGTTCACCGCGCACGGGTTGCCGGTGCGGGTGGTCAGCCGCCGGCCGGACGCCGAGAAGGTGGTCCGGGCCGGGCTGGAGCTGTTCGCGCCCGCGCTGCCGGGGGCGCCGGATCCGGCGACGCTGCTGGACCGGATCGAGTTCGAGCCGGACCTGGCCCGCGCGGTCGCCGACGCCGAGGTCGTCTCCGAGAACGTGCCCGACGACCTGGAGCTGAAGCAGCAGCTGTTCGCCACCATCGAGCGGACCGGCACCGAGGCGCTGTTGCTGTCATCGACGTCGAAGCTGCTCCCCGACGACCTCGGGGCCCGGATGCGGGACCCCGCCCGGCTGGTCGTGGGTCATCCCTTCAACCCGCCGCACCTGGTGCCGCTGGTGGAGGTCGTCGCCGGCGACGCCACCGCACCGGCGGCCGTCGACCAGGCGATGGCGTTCCTGCGGTCGGTGGGTCGGCATCCGGTGCTGCTCCGCCGCGCCCTGCCGGCGTTCGCCGCCAACCGGCTCCAGTCGGCGGTGCTGCGCGAGTGCATCCACCTCGTCGTGGAGGGGGTGCTGACCGTGCCGGAACTCGACCACCTCGTCACCCACTCGATCGGCCTGCGCTGGTCGACCATGGGCCCGTTCCAGGCGTTCCACCTGGGCGGCGGGGAGGGTGGCCTGCGCGGGTGGCTGTCGCACCTGGGCGCCGGCCTGGAACGGGGCTGGGCTCAGCTGGGCACGCCGGCCCTGACCGACCAGACCCGGGAGCTGCTGGTCACACAGACCGAGCAGGCGTACGGCGACCGCACCTACGCCGAGCTGGCAGCCGACCGCGACCGGATGCACCTGGCGGTGCTCGAAGCCCTCGCCCGTGCCCGGGCCGAACCTTCCTGATGGGAGCGCGCACAGATGCGAGTGATGCAGTTCGACAGTTACGGCGGGCCGGAGGTGCTCGTCGCCGCCGACGTCTCCCGGCCGCAGCCCGGTCCGGGCGAGGTGCGGATCCGGGCCGAGGCGATCAGCGTGGGCCACGCGCAGACGCAGATGCGGCGCGACGTCTTCCCGGCGCCGATGTGGAGACCGGTCTTCCCGGTGGTGTTGGGCGGTGACGTGGTCGGGCGGATCACCGGGGTCGGCGGCGACGTGACAGGTGTCCGGGTCGGCGACCGGGTCGGCGCCTTCACCCTCTACGGCGCGTACGCCGAGGAGGTCGTGGTCGACGCCGCCACCCTCGTGCCGGTGCCGGAGTCGGTGGACGCGGCCGAGGCGGCGGTGCTGCCGGGCACCGGTCTGATCGCCGGTGGTGTGCTGCGCACCGCGTTGCTGCGCAAGGGGGACACCGTTCTGGTGCACGCCGCCGCCGGCGGCATCGGCCACCTGGCCGTACAACTGGCGAAGGCGGCAGGCGCGAGCCTGGTGGTGGCGACCGCCGGCTCGGCGTCGAAGCGCGACTTCGCCCTCTCGCTCGGCGCGGACGTGGCGGTCGACTACAGGCGGGCCGACTGGGCGGGCGAGGTGCGCTCCGCCACCGGTGGCCGTGGCGTCGACGTCGTCCTGGAGAGCATCGGTGGGGATGTCGTCGAGCAGGGCCTCGACCTGCTCGCGCCCGGCGGCCGCCTGGTCTTCTACGGCTCCTCGGCGGCGGAGCTGGCCGTGCCCACCGTGCCGCTGATGAAACTGATCGGTCTGCGCTACGTCGCCGGGTTCGCCCTGTCGGCGTGGCGGGGTGGTCGACCCGACGAGTACCGCGAGGTCCTCGACGACCTGACCTCCCGCCTGCTCGACGGGCGGCTCCGCTCGGCAGTGCACGCGCGACTGCCGTTGACCGACGCCGCGCGGGCCCACGAGCTGGTGGAGAGCCGGGCCCACCCCGGTCGGGTGGTGCTCATACCAGGGCTGGACTGAGCTTCGAGCCAGGCTCAGGTCACCGTCCGTACCGTCCATTGTGGTCAGTTTCGGTACCTCACAAGGAGATGAGATGGCAGGAAACAGGAGATGGATCGGCCGGTTGGGCATGGGTGCCGTGGCGCTCAGCGGGGTGCTCGCGTCGGTGGGTGTCGCGAACGTCAGTGCCGGCGCGGCCACGCCGCCGACGCCCGTGACCACCCACAGCACCGTCGCCTACGACTGCCGCACCACCGTGCAGCAGGGCTTCCACCCGGTCGTCTACAGCCGTGACTTCGACGTCACGGCACCGACCTCGGTCGCCGCCGGGGCCGAGTTCGACGTGACGCTCGACCCCACGCCGATCACCGCGTTCGCGGAGTACAACCAGACCGTGACCGACGTCCAGGTGGCCTACGCGATCCCGCGCGACGCCAAGGTCAAGAGCTACTCGCTGGTCGGCGGCTCCGGTCTGGGTGCGGCGTTCACCTGGGTCGAGGAGCGCGACGGCGCGCTGGTGGTGCGCAGCAGCGGCCCGTTCACGGGTGGCGTCGAGTTCGACCTGCCCTCGCTGGCGGTGCACCTGAAGGCGGGAAAGAAGGCCGGTGCCGTCGTGTTCGCCCCCGGTGGCCGCAGCTACGTGGAGCCGGGCTTCGGCTGGTTCCGCTACCAGCCGATCCTGAACGAGTGGGGTCCGTTCCAGTGCTTCCCCGACCCGGCCCTGCCGCCGGTGGAGCTGGCGCGGGTGACAGTCACCAGGTGACGGACGGGGCGGGCGTCGGGACACCGGGGCCCGCCCCTCTCCGCGACAATGGGACTCCACTGATCAAAAGCACTGAAAGGAACCCTCATGCCGCTCGCGATGGCGATCACTGAGTTCGGCGACGTTGACGTTCTGCGACCGTTGGAGGTGCCCGAGCCGTCCGCCGGGCCCGGCCAACTCCGCGTGCGCGTGCGGGCCGCCGGCGTCAACCTGATCGACTGTCGGATCCGGTCCGGGTTCATGCAGTCCATCTACCCGGCGACCTTCCCGCAGGTGCTCGGCAACGAGTTCGCCGGCGTGGTCGACCAGACCGGGCCGGACGTGACGGGCTTCGCCGTCGGCGACGAGGTGCTGGGCTTCGCCTTCATGCAGTCGTACACCGAGGTGCTCGTGGTCGGCGTCGACCAGGTCGTCACCAAGCCCGCCGACCTGTCGTGGGAGGCCGCCGGCTCGCTCTCCGCGGTGGGACAGACGGCGTACAACGCGCTGCGTGCCCTACGGGTCACCAGCGGGCAGACCGTGCTGGTGCACGCCGCCGCCGGTGGCGTCGGCACGGTCGCGGTGCAACTGGCCCGGGCCTTCGGCGCGACGACGGTCATCGGCACCGCCAGCCCCGGCAACCACGACTACCTGCGGTCCCTCGGCGCGGAGCCGGTCGCCTACGGCCCGGGCCTCGCCGACCGCGTCCGGGCGCTGGCCCCGGCGGGTGTGGACGTCGCGCTCGACGCCCACGGCGGCCAGGAGGCGCTGGACGTGTCGCTGGCGTTGGTGCCGGACCGCGCGAGCATCGGCACCATCGCCAACTTCCGCGCCGCCGGCCAGCACGGAATCACCATGCTGCGCGGCGAGCGGTCCGCGGAGACCCTGGCCACCCTGACCCAGCTGTACGACGAGGGCGGCCTGCGGCTGCACGTGCAGCGCACGTACCCGCTGCGGCAGGCCGCCGACGCCCACCGCGAGGCCGAGGCCGGGCACGTACGCGGGAAGCTCGCCCTCGTCGTCTGACGGCTCCACCTGGAGGACACCGTGCCGCCGCCCCCCGACTCCGGACACCCTCGACGCTGGCGGATCCTCGCGGTGCTGGTGTGCTGCCTACTGTCGATCATCCTGGACAACACGGTGCTGAACGTCGCGCTACGGACCCTCACCGATCCTCGGCACGGTCTCGGCGCGACGCACAGCCAGTTGGAGTGGATCCTCAGCTCGTACACGTTGGTCTTCGCGGCGTTGCTCTTCGCCTGCGGCGCGGCGGCCGACCGCTTCGGCCGACGCCGTCTGCTGCTGGTCGGGCTGGCGGTGTTCGGGCTGGCATCGCTGGCCTCGGCGTACGCCGACAACCCGCTGACCTTGATCATTACCCGGGCCGTGATGGGCGTCGGCGCCGCCGCGGTCATGCCGTCCACGCTGGCCGTGATCGCGGCGGTCTTCCCGATGCGCGAGCGACCCCGGGCGATCGGCGTCTGGGCCGGGGCGGTGGGCTTCGCCCTGGCCATCGGGCCGATCACCGGAGGGCTGCTGCTGTCCCGGTTCTGGTGGGGCTCGATCTTCCTGGTCAATGTGCCGCTGGTGCTCGGCTGCGTCGTCGCCGTGCTGCTGGTGGTGCCGGAGAGTCGGGGACACCCCGACCGGGGCCTGGACCTGCCGGGCGTGGGGCTGTCGGTCGCCGGTCTCGCCGCGCTGGTGTCCGGAGTGATCGCCGGAGGTCGACTGGGCACCCTGGCCGACGTGCGGGTGTGGGCGCCGATCCTGGTCGGCGTGGCCGCGCTGTGGCTGTTCGTCCGCCACGAGCGGCGGGCCGCGCAGCCCGCCTTCGAGCTGTCCTTCCTGCGCGATCCGGCCTTCTCCGCCGCGCTGGCGGCGGTCGGTTTCGTGTCCTTCGCGATGCTGGGTTTCCTGTTCTTCAGCGCGTTCTACCTGCAGAGTGTGCGCGGCTACAGCCCGCTGCGCGCGGGTTCCTTCACGCTGGCGCTGGCCGCCGCCAACGTCCTGGTCGGCCCGCTCAGCGCGGCGGCGGTCCGCCGACACGGGCCCAGGGCGGTCTGCGCCGCCGGGCTCCTGTCGGTGGGCGCCGCGCTGCTCGGGGTGGCCCTGGTTCGCCAGCACACGCCACCGTGGGCGCTGGTGCCGATGTTCGCCCTGCTGGGCGGCGGGATGGCCGCGGTGCTGCCGGCCGCGTCGATGTCCATCATGACCGCCGTCCCCCGGGAGAAGGCCGGGGTCAGTTCGGCGATGAACAACACCATCCGGCAGGTGGGCAACGTGCTCGGGGTGGCGGTGCTCGGTTCGGTGCTCGCGTCGACCTACCGCGCCGGCGTCTCCGACGAGTTGACGGTGCTGCCCGCCGCGGCACGGCACGACGCGGGCGAGTCGCTCGACGCGACGCTGGCCGCCGCGCACACGTGGGGCGGCGACACCGAAGCCCTGGTCGTGGCGGCCCGCGCGGCGTTCATCGACGCGATGCACCTCACCGCGGTGCTCGCTGCGCTGTTGGCGCTGGCCGGGGCGGTGGTCACAGTGCGCTGGCTGCCTCGGACGCTGCCGACCCAGGACCGACCCACCGCGCCCACGCCCGACCGGCCACAGCGCTACGCAGTCGAATCGTCACCGAAGCCCTAGGATGAACCGATGTCCTTCACCGATGTGGA
Coding sequences within:
- a CDS encoding MFS transporter — protein: MPPPPDSGHPRRWRILAVLVCCLLSIILDNTVLNVALRTLTDPRHGLGATHSQLEWILSSYTLVFAALLFACGAAADRFGRRRLLLVGLAVFGLASLASAYADNPLTLIITRAVMGVGAAAVMPSTLAVIAAVFPMRERPRAIGVWAGAVGFALAIGPITGGLLLSRFWWGSIFLVNVPLVLGCVVAVLLVVPESRGHPDRGLDLPGVGLSVAGLAALVSGVIAGGRLGTLADVRVWAPILVGVAALWLFVRHERRAAQPAFELSFLRDPAFSAALAAVGFVSFAMLGFLFFSAFYLQSVRGYSPLRAGSFTLALAAANVLVGPLSAAAVRRHGPRAVCAAGLLSVGAALLGVALVRQHTPPWALVPMFALLGGGMAAVLPAASMSIMTAVPREKAGVSSAMNNTIRQVGNVLGVAVLGSVLASTYRAGVSDELTVLPAAARHDAGESLDATLAAAHTWGGDTEALVVAARAAFIDAMHLTAVLAALLALAGAVVTVRWLPRTLPTQDRPTAPTPDRPQRYAVESSPKP